The following is a genomic window from Chthoniobacterales bacterium.
ACGATCATCGGTGCCGTGCCCGGCGCGCTGCCGCCGCTCATCGGATGGGCCGCGGCGCGCGGATCGGTGAACGCGGAAGCTCTCACGCTCTTCGCCGTTCTTTTCCTCTGGCAGATGCCTCACTTCCTTGCCATCGCGTGGCTCTACCGCGACGACTACGCCCGCGGGGGATTCAAGATGTTGCCGGAGGACGATGCGGACGGCACCGTGACGGGCAGGCAGTCCGTGGTTTATTCGCTCGCCCTTCTGGCCGTCAGCTTGCTCCCCTCGGTGTTTTTCGGATACTCCGCGGTTTATTTCTACGGTGCGCTTTGCCTCGGCGCGGGCTTCTCTTTGCTGGCCGTGCGCTTTGCCTGCAGCGGCGGATCGGCGGGCGCAGCCAAGGCGCTTTTCCTCGGCTCCATAGCCTATCTCCCGCTCCTTTTGGGCCTCATGGTTCTTGCGCGATGATGGACCAACCCGACGCCACCACCCGCCGATCCAACCGCCGTCTTTTGGCGGCAATGGCAATTTTCGCCCTGCTGCTCTGCGCGGCGGTGATCCTTTGGAAGGCCTTTTGGACGTGATCACAACCCGAATCCCGCTATAACTCCAACCCGACCATGAGCACTGCTGCATTGACCGCCCACGAGGAAACCCACGCTTCGCCGCGCACCGCCGTGTTCGGCATGACCATCTTTCTCGCCTCAGAAGCCATGTTGTTCGCCGGGCTGATCGCCGGCTACATCGTGCTGCGCCTCAGCTCGCCGGCTTGGCCGCCATCGCCGGATCTGCCGAAACTCCCGATCCTGCTCACCGGCATCAACACGGTGCTTCTGGTCTCAAGCAGCTTCACTTATCACGCGGCCGAGGTCGCTGTGAAAAAAGGCAAACGCGGGCTCCTGTGGCTTTTCGTCAGCATCGCCTTGGGAACGATCTTCCTTTGCGTCCAAGCCTACGAGTGGACCCACCTCCACCACGAAGGTCTGTGGTTCAACAAGGGCGGCGCCTACGGCTCGTCGTTCTTTGTGCTTACCGGTTTCCACGGTCTGCACGTGGCGGTCGGAGTTTTGCTTATCCTTGTTGCTTTTCTGCGCCAGCTCGGCGGCGCTTACACGGCGCAAAACCATACTTATTTGACGCTGGCCGGCATGTATTGGCACTTCGTGGACGTCGTCTGGGTTTTCCTATTCACGGTGCTCTACGTCATCTGAGTCGGAAACTGCTCGCCGTTTTGGTCCGGCAGCCGATCGCAAAATGACCGATCCGGAAAATAAAGAAATCGTCGCCGATCGCATGCGCAAATTGGGCTGGGCCGGTGCATTCCTCGCTTTTGTTCTGTCGGTGACGATGGGGTATTCGGTCTGGCGCGGCGCCGAGAGGAGGGATGTTGCACCGATGCCCGTCCTTCACGCGGTGCCGGACTTTTCGCTCACCGACCAGACAGGCGCTGTCATCAGCAAGGACAGTCTGCGCGGCAAAATCTGGATTGCGGACTTCATCTTCACGCGGTGCAAGGGTCCTTGCCCGCTCATGACCTTGCGCATGCTGGAAATGCAAAAGGCGCTGGCCAAAACACCCGAGGTGAAACTTGTGTCGGTGACCGTCGATCCGCAGCACGACACGCCCGAAGTGCTCAAGGCTTATGCCGAGGCCAACCATGCCGAGCCGGATCGCTGGAAATTTCTCACCGGCGACAAGGCCGTGATCGAAAAGCTGGTCACGGAAGGCTTCAAGCAGCATCTGGCCGAGGAAAACGGCGAACCGGTCCACGGGACGATGTTTTTGGTCGTCGATGGCAACGGTATGGTGCGCAGCGCCCGCATGCTCGAGGATCCCGAACTTATCCCGAAGATTCTGACGGACACCGGGAACCTGCTCCGGGAGCAGTCCGGCGGCTCGACGCCGCAAGGGTGAAAGTGTAGGTTGTGGTTGCTATGAAATTCCTTTCCGCGTGTCTCGCCAGCATCCTGCTCAGCGCGCCCGCTTGGGCTTGTGCCGGTTGCCGTGAACCGGGCGAAGACGTGGAAAAAACGACGGTTATGGCCGGTTTCGGTTTTTCATGGGGTGTCATCCTGATGTTGGCTTTTGTTTTTATCCTTTGCAGCGCTCTGGGTTGGTTTGTCGCCAAGACAATCAAGAGCGTGGACGCGCGCACCGGCGCGGGAGAATGAGCGTCGCGGATCTTCCGGCTGTCAACGCCACGCTCAATTCGCTCTGCACTCTCCTGCTTCTTGCGGGCTGGTGGTTCATCAAGCGCGAACGCAAAACGCAGCACATCGTCTGCATGGCTTCGGCGTTGGCTGTCTCGGCGGCGTTTCTGGCCTGCTATCTCGTTTATCATTACCACGTCGGATCGGTGAAATTCACCGCCCAAGGTTTTGTCCGCCCGGTTTATTTTTTCATCCTTGTCACCCATATCATCCTCGCCGCAGCCATCGTGCCCTTGGTGCTGATGACGATTATCCCGGCTTTCCGCGCGCGGTTCGACCGCCATCGCAAATGGGCGCGCATCACGTTGCCGCTGTGGCTCTACGTGTCCGTCACGGGCGTGATTGTTTACCTGATGCTCTATGTCTGGTTCCCGTCGGCGCAGTTGCCGGGGTAGAGGCTGGGCGTTTTCCGCTTACGGAAGATCCGCGTCGAAGTGGGCGAGGTCTTGGAACTCGGCGAAACGTTCGAGAATTTGCTTCTGCTCGACGGAGCGCATGCGCTCGAGGCTGAACGCTTCAACATTGTAACTGGCAAGGACGCTGCCGACCACCACGGCGGTTTTGAGCGTTTTGAAGCTGACGTTGTGATTGCCGCGGCTGGCAAGGTAGCCGGTCAATCCGCCGGCGAATGTGTCGCCCGCGCCGGTGGGATCATGGATGTCCTCAAGCGGGTAGGCGGGACAACTGAAGAACTCGTCCTCGCCGAAAAGGAGGCATCCGTGTTCGCCTTTTTTCACCGCGACGATGCGCGGTCCGAGGGATTGGATTTTTCGGCCGGCCTTGATGAGGCTGGTCTCCTTGGTCAGTTCGCGCGCCTCGCTGTCGTTGAGGATCAGCATGTCCACGCGCTTGAGGAGTTCGAGGAGGGCGGGTTGGGCGATGTTGATCCACAGATCCATCGTGTCCGCGATGACGAACTGCGGCTTATCCATCTGGTCGAGCACTTGCAGCTGGAGATCCGGGGCGATGTTGGCCAACAGCACGTAGTCCGAAGACCTGTAATGCTCCGGCAATTTCGGGGAAAATGTCTCGAAAACGTTGAGCGCGACCGAGCGGGTCTCGCGTGTGTTCATGTCCCACATGTATTCGCCGGACCAGCGGAATGTTTTGCCCGGGGCACGTTGCACGCCCTCAAGATTTATCCCGCGCTTTTGCAGGAAGTTCCAGTGGTCGGCCGGGAAATCCTCGCCCACAATAGCGACAAGGTTGACCGGCGAGAAATATCCGGCGGCGACGGCCGCGTAGGAAGCGGAGCCTCCGAGCAGATCGAAACGTTCTTCGACGGGAGTTTTGACGTCGTCGAGCGCGATGGAACCAACGATGAGAACGGACATGCGGCAACGCTAAAAGGCGTGCGCCGCCTGCTCAAGGCGTAATCAGGGTGCGGGGGCCAACTCGAAGACGCGGCGCAGCGTCTCGTTCTCCCAGCGGGCCTCGTATTTGAACTGGCGAGGTTTTTCCAGGATTTCCGCCGCGGCTGAGAGCGTGGCGGGTTCCGGCGGCAGGATGTTTTTGACGAGGGGCGCCAATGTCGGATCGGCCTGCAGTGCCTTGGCCCAACCAGCCGCAAAAGCCGAGATCGGTGCGGTCCGGATGGTCACGCTTTGAACGGACGGATCAGCGCCCGACGTGCCGGGTAATTTGGCCACAAGCTGAGTGAAGCGTCCGGACGATCCAAGAATCCAGCGGTCTTCGCGCATGGTGACAGCGGGCGCGAGGTCCGGTCCGCCCAAGGGTATGGAATATTCGTGGCAACTGCCGCCATCCGCGATTGCGGTGACGGTCGGTGCCGGCCAGCGCGAGACGGATGGCGCGGAGACGAGCGAGTTCCATGCCGCAGCCAGCCGTCCAGCGTCTTGCACCTCGGCCGCCAAGGCGATGCGGGGCAGCGACGCGGATTCGGCCGACGCCGGCGCCAAAGGAGGGCCCGGCATTTCTCCGTCGAGGCTCAAAGCGAGCGCCGTGTCTTGTCCGAGCCCCCCGGCGACCAACCCCG
Proteins encoded in this region:
- the cyoE gene encoding protoheme IX farnesyltransferase: MKTTAQTMPRTASAAADFAELVKARLSLLALSTAMAGFALGTDGPWSYLLLAATLAGTALSAGGAAALNQWWERGPDALMRRTRGRPLPAGRMTAPDALLVGLAFSVCGVAVLALFANVLSASLAAATIVFYILVYTPLKRVTSLNTIIGAVPGALPPLIGWAAARGSVNAEALTLFAVLFLWQMPHFLAIAWLYRDDYARGGFKMLPEDDADGTVTGRQSVVYSLALLAVSLLPSVFFGYSAVYFYGALCLGAGFSLLAVRFACSGGSAGAAKALFLGSIAYLPLLLGLMVLAR
- a CDS encoding heme-copper oxidase subunit III; its protein translation is MSTAALTAHEETHASPRTAVFGMTIFLASEAMLFAGLIAGYIVLRLSSPAWPPSPDLPKLPILLTGINTVLLVSSSFTYHAAEVAVKKGKRGLLWLFVSIALGTIFLCVQAYEWTHLHHEGLWFNKGGAYGSSFFVLTGFHGLHVAVGVLLILVAFLRQLGGAYTAQNHTYLTLAGMYWHFVDVVWVFLFTVLYVI
- a CDS encoding SCO family protein codes for the protein MTDPENKEIVADRMRKLGWAGAFLAFVLSVTMGYSVWRGAERRDVAPMPVLHAVPDFSLTDQTGAVISKDSLRGKIWIADFIFTRCKGPCPLMTLRMLEMQKALAKTPEVKLVSVTVDPQHDTPEVLKAYAEANHAEPDRWKFLTGDKAVIEKLVTEGFKQHLAEENGEPVHGTMFLVVDGNGMVRSARMLEDPELIPKILTDTGNLLREQSGGSTPQG
- a CDS encoding DUF420 domain-containing protein, with translation MSVADLPAVNATLNSLCTLLLLAGWWFIKRERKTQHIVCMASALAVSAAFLACYLVYHYHVGSVKFTAQGFVRPVYFFILVTHIILAAAIVPLVLMTIIPAFRARFDRHRKWARITLPLWLYVSVTGVIVYLMLYVWFPSAQLPG
- a CDS encoding sugar kinase translates to MSVLIVGSIALDDVKTPVEERFDLLGGSASYAAVAAGYFSPVNLVAIVGEDFPADHWNFLQKRGINLEGVQRAPGKTFRWSGEYMWDMNTRETRSVALNVFETFSPKLPEHYRSSDYVLLANIAPDLQLQVLDQMDKPQFVIADTMDLWINIAQPALLELLKRVDMLILNDSEARELTKETSLIKAGRKIQSLGPRIVAVKKGEHGCLLFGEDEFFSCPAYPLEDIHDPTGAGDTFAGGLTGYLASRGNHNVSFKTLKTAVVVGSVLASYNVEAFSLERMRSVEQKQILERFAEFQDLAHFDADLP